One segment of Ignavibacteriales bacterium DNA contains the following:
- a CDS encoding TonB-dependent receptor: MKKLFILFLFLSFQIFPQLKSITGIVNDSESKSLLQYANVVIRGTNVGTATDDKGKFAVTGDFTNYDTLVISYVGYKKFEKIISDIENQPLIVELQKIILPSQTILIEASVGKQGVTPIAFEKIRKEEIQKDYIVQDIPNYLSQLPSTTFYSENGNGIGYNYLSIRGFDQRRISVSINGIPQNDPEDHNVYWLDFPDLLASTELIQVQRGTGSGVVGYPAVGGSINIITSPFSEKSQINLAASYGSYNTKKFNASFSSGLINNKYSIYARLSQIQSSGYRKFSWSKLNSYHLSAVRYDDRLTTQFNLYGGPISDGLAYTGIAKFAVKDKKLRKENYSYWESGENSYTYTLDRKPTEIENFSQPHFELLNEYQLNNRIKLNSAFFLVLGSGFFDYDGSWSVFYNDYFRLKLNGYDTLMIPTNALIRAEVNNKQFGWIPKLSFEHTNGNLVVGGEFRIHRSEHFGNINFAENLPSGVTKDYQYYFYNGAKDIFSGFVHESFNLTREINLLGELQLAYHKYRLYNEKYLGNDFSVDDLFINPRIGVNYKFNDQQNVFLSFARVTREPRLKNYYDAAEASAGEKPQFEFNSNGTYNYDSPLVKPETMNDLEIGTSFNNDFLSLNLNLYYMLFENEIVKNGKVDRFGQPITGNVDQTTHIGFEISSVVKLLSGLEIFGNASYSSNKITNGKYFISNSESIDISDNTISGFPEFLFNFGFKFNRNNIFVKLNSKYVGKFYSDNFDNELSKYLNQLPGFIDYSDNVNEAYFTMDLYTSFEMNLFSSLTNSKIYIQVNNIFDNLYSAYAIGKEFFPAAERNFIAGIQIGF, from the coding sequence ATGAAAAAATTATTCATCTTATTTTTGTTTTTATCATTTCAAATCTTTCCTCAATTAAAAAGTATAACCGGAATTGTAAATGATTCCGAGTCAAAATCTTTATTACAATATGCAAATGTTGTTATAAGAGGTACAAACGTTGGTACTGCCACGGATGATAAAGGAAAATTTGCTGTCACGGGTGACTTTACAAATTATGATACTTTAGTTATTAGTTATGTTGGATATAAAAAATTTGAGAAAATCATTTCTGATATTGAAAATCAACCCCTGATTGTGGAACTTCAAAAAATTATTCTTCCTTCTCAAACGATACTTATTGAAGCAAGTGTTGGAAAACAGGGAGTGACCCCAATTGCTTTTGAAAAAATTAGAAAAGAAGAAATACAGAAAGATTACATTGTTCAAGATATTCCAAATTACTTATCTCAACTTCCATCCACAACATTTTATTCTGAAAATGGAAATGGAATTGGCTATAACTATTTAAGTATTCGTGGTTTTGATCAGCGAAGAATTTCCGTTTCAATAAATGGTATTCCACAGAATGATCCGGAAGATCACAATGTTTATTGGTTGGATTTTCCTGATTTACTAGCAAGCACGGAATTGATTCAAGTACAGCGCGGTACTGGTTCAGGAGTTGTTGGATATCCCGCAGTCGGCGGCTCTATAAATATTATTACATCACCGTTTTCCGAGAAATCACAAATAAACCTGGCAGCTTCATATGGAAGTTATAATACTAAAAAATTTAATGCTTCTTTTTCCAGCGGATTGATAAACAATAAGTATTCCATTTACGCCAGGCTTTCTCAAATCCAGAGCTCGGGTTATAGAAAATTTTCTTGGTCAAAATTAAATTCTTATCATCTCTCTGCTGTTAGATATGATGATAGACTTACAACTCAATTTAATCTTTATGGTGGACCGATTTCTGATGGACTTGCTTACACCGGAATTGCTAAGTTTGCTGTTAAAGACAAAAAGCTGCGTAAAGAAAACTATTCTTATTGGGAATCCGGTGAAAATAGTTACACTTATACTTTAGATAGAAAACCCACTGAGATAGAAAACTTCTCACAACCTCATTTTGAATTATTGAATGAATATCAGCTAAATAATAGAATAAAATTAAATTCAGCTTTCTTTCTAGTACTTGGTTCTGGCTTTTTTGATTATGACGGCTCTTGGTCAGTATTTTATAATGATTATTTCAGATTAAAATTAAATGGTTACGACACTTTAATGATTCCAACAAATGCTTTAATTCGTGCAGAAGTTAACAACAAACAGTTTGGCTGGATTCCTAAACTAAGTTTTGAACACACGAATGGTAATCTTGTTGTTGGTGGCGAATTTAGAATTCATCGGTCAGAGCATTTTGGGAATATTAATTTTGCAGAAAATCTACCATCGGGCGTCACAAAAGATTATCAATATTATTTTTACAATGGGGCGAAAGATATTTTTAGTGGATTTGTGCACGAATCTTTTAATCTCACCCGCGAAATAAATTTACTCGGTGAACTTCAGTTAGCTTATCACAAATACAGATTGTACAATGAAAAGTATTTAGGAAATGATTTTTCTGTAGATGATTTATTTATAAATCCACGCATTGGAGTTAATTATAAATTTAATGATCAACAAAATGTATTTTTATCATTTGCAAGAGTAACACGTGAACCTCGCTTAAAAAATTACTATGACGCTGCAGAAGCAAGTGCCGGGGAAAAACCACAGTTTGAATTTAATTCAAATGGAACTTATAATTATGATTCTCCATTAGTAAAACCAGAAACTATGAATGATCTGGAGATTGGGACATCATTTAATAACGATTTCTTATCCTTAAATCTTAATTTATATTATATGCTTTTTGAAAATGAAATAGTTAAAAATGGCAAAGTTGATCGATTTGGGCAGCCAATAACCGGCAATGTTGATCAAACAACTCACATTGGGTTTGAAATTAGTTCTGTTGTGAAACTATTAAGCGGCCTTGAGATATTCGGAAATGCAAGCTACAGCAGCAATAAAATAACAAACGGTAAATATTTTATTAGTAATTCTGAATCAATTGATATTTCAGATAATACAATAAGTGGTTTTCCGGAGTTTCTTTTTAATTTTGGTTTCAAGTTTAACCGTAATAATATATTTGTAAAATTAAATTCAAAATATGTTGGAAAGTTTTATTCTGACAATTTTGATAATGAGTTAAGCAAGTATTTAAATCAATTACCAGGATTTATTGATTATAGCGATAACGTGAACGAAGCATATTTTACAATGGATTTATACACGAGTTTTGAAATGAATCTTTTTAGTAGCTTAACAAATTCAAAAATCTATATTCAAGTAAACAATATTTTTGATAACTTATATTCTGCTTATGCGATTGGTAAAGAATTTTTCCCTGCAGCTGAGAGAAATTTTATCGCAGGGATTCAAATCGGATTTTGA
- a CDS encoding TerC/Alx family metal homeostasis membrane protein: protein MLFIDLYVTDHRHGKITLKASLIWSGVWIATALLFNLFLYFYLENGHQKALEFLTGYIVEKSLSVDNLFVFLMIFSVMDIKPENQPHILKWGILSAIVFRIIFIFAGVALINLFHPIIYVFAIILLLAAYKMAFGGEQKIDVDKNWLIKISRNYFKLNTDYVGKKFFINIDNKTFITTTFLTFLLIESSDIVFAVDSIPAIIAITNDTFIIISSNIFAILGLRALYFALAGLVDLFVYLKYGVAIILFYVGIKMLISEFYKIPTEFSLIIILIFLGGSIFFSLIKRKRFSK, encoded by the coding sequence ATGTTATTTATTGATTTATATGTTACTGATCACCGACACGGAAAAATCACTTTAAAAGCAAGCCTTATTTGGAGCGGTGTGTGGATAGCCACTGCTCTTCTGTTTAATCTCTTCCTCTATTTCTATCTAGAAAATGGTCATCAAAAAGCACTTGAGTTTTTAACCGGTTACATAGTCGAAAAATCATTATCGGTTGATAATCTATTTGTCTTTTTAATGATTTTTAGTGTGATGGATATTAAGCCAGAAAATCAACCTCACATTCTAAAATGGGGTATTTTAAGCGCTATTGTTTTTCGAATCATTTTTATTTTTGCTGGTGTTGCATTAATAAATTTATTTCATCCTATCATTTATGTGTTTGCCATAATTTTGTTGCTGGCTGCTTATAAAATGGCGTTTGGCGGCGAACAAAAAATCGATGTGGACAAAAATTGGTTAATAAAAATTTCCAGAAATTATTTTAAGCTAAATACTGATTACGTTGGTAAAAAGTTTTTTATTAATATTGATAATAAAACTTTTATCACTACTACATTTCTTACCTTCCTTTTAATTGAATCATCAGATATCGTTTTTGCCGTTGATTCTATTCCTGCAATCATCGCAATCACAAATGATACTTTCATAATTATATCATCAAATATTTTTGCGATACTTGGTTTACGTGCGTTGTATTTTGCTTTAGCAGGATTAGTTGATTTGTTTGTTTATCTAAAATATGGTGTTGCCATAATATTATTTTATGTGGGAATCAAAATGCTTATTTCAGAATTTTATAAAATTCCAACTGAATTTTCATTAATAATTATTCTAATATTTTTAGGTGGTTCAATATTCTTTTCACTTATTAAACGTAAACGATTTTCTAAGTAA
- a CDS encoding tyrosine--tRNA ligase produces the protein MSKINFPSLNEQIDIIKRGVVEIIPEDELVKKIEKSIKTSKPLNIKLGCDPSRPDLHIGHSVVIRKLAQFQELGHQAILIIGDFTGMIGDPSGRNATRPALTLEATRINGNSYFEQASKILHKEKTKIVYNSEWLGKMNFEDVIKLASKYTVARMIERDDFTKRFKAGEPISVHEFLYPLAQAMDSVAIESDVELGGTDQKFNLLVGRDIQREYGIEPQVILTMPLLVGTDGVEKMSKSYDNYIGISDEPSQIFGRTLSIPDNLIYQYFELATNVSNQKLAEIKSQLANGAANPRDIKRELARILVTMYHNQEAAEIAQQEFDNIFINKGLPDEIEEYNIGETKEMNILDLIILVNFAPSKGEARRLVLQGGVSIDGNKISDVQSSISVTTGMILKVGKRKFIKLI, from the coding sequence ATGAGTAAAATAAATTTTCCATCCTTAAATGAACAAATAGATATTATTAAACGCGGTGTCGTTGAGATAATTCCTGAAGATGAATTAGTTAAGAAGATTGAAAAATCAATTAAGACATCTAAACCTTTAAACATTAAACTTGGCTGCGATCCCAGCAGACCTGATTTACATATCGGACATTCTGTTGTAATTCGCAAGCTTGCGCAGTTTCAGGAACTCGGTCATCAAGCAATACTAATTATTGGTGATTTTACAGGGATGATTGGGGATCCATCCGGAAGAAATGCAACACGCCCTGCCCTAACACTTGAAGCAACACGAATTAATGGAAACAGTTATTTTGAACAAGCTTCAAAGATTCTGCATAAAGAAAAAACTAAAATCGTTTATAATTCTGAATGGCTAGGTAAAATGAATTTTGAAGATGTAATCAAACTTGCATCAAAATATACCGTAGCTCGTATGATTGAAAGAGATGATTTTACAAAAAGATTTAAAGCTGGTGAACCGATAAGTGTGCATGAATTTCTTTATCCTCTTGCTCAAGCAATGGATTCAGTTGCGATTGAAAGTGATGTTGAGCTTGGTGGAACTGATCAGAAATTTAATTTACTTGTTGGAAGAGATATTCAACGTGAGTATGGAATTGAACCACAAGTTATTTTAACTATGCCTTTATTAGTTGGAACAGATGGCGTTGAAAAGATGAGCAAATCTTATGATAATTATATCGGAATTTCAGATGAACCATCACAGATATTTGGAAGAACACTTTCGATACCCGATAATCTGATTTATCAATACTTTGAACTCGCGACGAATGTATCCAACCAAAAGCTTGCAGAAATAAAATCACAATTAGCGAATGGAGCTGCAAATCCCAGAGATATAAAACGTGAACTTGCACGTATATTGGTTACAATGTATCATAATCAAGAAGCTGCAGAAATTGCTCAGCAGGAATTTGACAACATATTTATCAACAAAGGTTTGCCGGATGAGATTGAAGAATATAATATTGGTGAAACCAAAGAAATGAATATATTAGATTTAATAATTTTAGTAAATTTCGCTCCATCAAAAGGTGAAGCACGACGCTTGGTTTTACAAGGTGGAGTGTCAATTGATGGAAATAAAATAAGTGATGTTCAAAGTAGTATTTCTGTAACAACAGGAATGATTCTTAAAGTTGGCAAACGTAAATTCATTAAACTCATTTAA
- a CDS encoding sodium:solute symporter family protein produces MISFSPIDILIIFIFFTLLLTIGFISSKKTKSNAEDYLLSGRKVGLFLFVLISVSTWYGGIIGVGEFTYRYGLVSWFTQGFPYYFFAFLFAIFFAKKIREASLFTIPEKLTEVYGEKVGLISAIVVFILVSPAPYLLMAANLISLVFDTNIFISLLIAMSLSGSYLIKGGFRSNIYADAFQFFVMFIGFIMIFVVCLFSFGGIAYLQQNLPPAHLKITGDASPIFLIVWFLIALWTFADPGFHQRSYAAKTGNVARNGILISILFFALFDFLTTSTGLFARALIPNLDQPVNAFPLLAEKVLSPGLKGIFYAAMFATIISTLNSFLFLSATTIGRDFIFKINKNSKEEKVKTYTIIGILVSGIISIIIAYTIPSVVEIWYTIGSLFIPGIILPVISAYYPKFRIASKLIIVEIVIAIGISSVWLGFRNSTTGSISELEPMIIGLFVALLIHSIGLLRKSFTFNK; encoded by the coding sequence ATGATCTCTTTTAGTCCTATTGATATATTAATCATATTTATATTTTTTACTTTACTGCTCACAATTGGATTTATCTCATCAAAAAAAACTAAATCAAACGCTGAAGATTATTTACTCTCGGGTAGAAAAGTTGGGTTATTCCTTTTTGTTTTAATTAGCGTTTCAACCTGGTATGGTGGAATTATAGGAGTTGGGGAGTTTACTTATCGTTATGGATTAGTTAGTTGGTTCACTCAAGGTTTTCCCTATTACTTTTTTGCTTTTTTGTTTGCGATATTCTTCGCAAAAAAAATTCGTGAAGCATCATTATTTACAATTCCTGAAAAGTTAACAGAAGTTTACGGAGAAAAAGTTGGTTTGATTTCCGCTATTGTAGTTTTCATACTCGTTTCTCCCGCTCCTTATCTTTTAATGGCTGCCAACTTAATCTCGTTAGTATTTGACACAAATATATTTATCTCACTTCTAATAGCAATGAGTCTTTCTGGTTCGTATTTAATTAAAGGTGGATTTCGGTCGAACATTTATGCAGATGCATTTCAGTTTTTTGTAATGTTTATCGGCTTTATTATGATCTTTGTTGTATGCTTGTTTTCATTTGGAGGAATTGCGTATTTACAACAAAATCTTCCTCCGGCGCATCTTAAAATAACTGGCGATGCTTCACCAATTTTTTTAATAGTTTGGTTTTTAATTGCACTTTGGACGTTTGCTGATCCGGGATTCCATCAAAGATCTTATGCAGCTAAGACGGGAAATGTTGCGCGCAATGGAATTTTAATTTCTATACTATTTTTCGCTTTATTTGATTTTCTTACAACATCAACAGGATTATTTGCTCGTGCATTAATTCCAAATCTTGATCAGCCAGTTAATGCCTTTCCGTTGTTGGCAGAAAAAGTACTCTCACCTGGATTAAAAGGAATATTTTATGCAGCAATGTTCGCAACGATTATTTCAACTCTAAATAGTTTCTTGTTCTTAAGTGCTACAACGATTGGAAGAGATTTTATTTTTAAAATCAATAAAAATTCTAAAGAAGAAAAGGTTAAAACTTATACCATAATTGGGATCCTAGTTTCCGGTATTATCTCAATAATTATCGCATATACAATTCCATCTGTGGTGGAAATTTGGTACACAATTGGTTCATTGTTTATACCAGGAATAATATTACCAGTAATCAGCGCATATTATCCAAAATTTAGAATCGCATCAAAATTAATTATTGTAGAAATAGTCATTGCAATCGGTATTAGTTCTGTTTGGTTGGGTTTTAGAAATTCAACGACCGGCAGCATCAGTGAACTTGAACCAATGATTATAGGATTATTTGTTGCCTTGTTGATTCATTCGATTGGATTACTTAGAAAATCGTTTACGTTTAATAAGTGA
- a CDS encoding cyclomaltodextrinase N-terminal domain-containing protein, with product MKFSTFFITLIFLCKVSAQDFSIERIEPPNWWVGMKYDTVQIMIYGKNLRDVEVYPQHGPIEVINVHSAESPNYFFIDLFISPQIKTNYNFEIGFAKGNQETVINFPIFSRENPKDKFKGFNQSDVMYLIMADRFCDGNSANNNIGDSLDKFTSKDLDGRKGGDIEGIISKLDYLKDLGVTSVWITPMLVNNMWMSYHGYAATDLYKIDPRFGSNELYKNLVEEAHSKGLKIIMDHVSNHIGINHWWMKDLPFKDWINGTVKNHLHANHNKMTFPDPHSPGESVDLTWNGWFEDYMPDLKQANPFLKKYLIQNTIWWIEYLGLDGIREDTYPYCNQYAMSDWAKTILTEYPSLNIVGEIWTGEPPYLAAYQQKNKFGEHLNSNLPCVTDFALSDAFRDYLSGKKGLEGIFNILAQDFIYYDSNNLLTFFDNHDITRGLFVANKDVEKYKIALTILLTTRGIPKILYGSEIGMVGDKSHGTIRSPFPGGFVNDSLNAFYSCDRTEYQNDIFNFTQNLLELRKNHKSLSQGKLTHFYPFNNVYVYFKETNDESTMVVVNGSDDDSEIDLNNYKETLGSTKSIKNLKSNDEFDITSKKKLNIKKKSAEIFLQIK from the coding sequence ATGAAGTTTTCAACATTTTTTATCACCCTTATCTTTCTATGCAAGGTTTCTGCTCAGGATTTTTCCATCGAAAGAATTGAACCACCTAACTGGTGGGTTGGGATGAAGTATGATACAGTTCAGATTATGATTTATGGGAAGAATTTAAGAGATGTTGAAGTTTACCCACAGCACGGACCAATTGAAGTTATCAATGTTCACTCAGCTGAAAGTCCAAATTATTTTTTTATCGATTTATTTATCTCACCTCAAATTAAAACCAATTACAATTTTGAAATTGGATTTGCAAAAGGGAATCAGGAAACTGTAATCAATTTTCCAATTTTTTCTAGAGAAAATCCTAAAGATAAATTCAAAGGTTTTAATCAATCTGATGTAATGTATTTGATTATGGCAGACAGATTTTGTGATGGAAATTCTGCAAACAATAATATTGGAGATAGTCTAGATAAATTCACCTCAAAAGATTTAGACGGTAGAAAAGGTGGTGATATTGAAGGGATCATTTCAAAGTTAGATTATTTAAAAGACCTTGGTGTAACTTCTGTTTGGATAACTCCAATGTTAGTAAATAATATGTGGATGAGTTATCACGGTTATGCCGCAACGGATTTGTACAAAATTGATCCTCGTTTTGGAAGCAATGAACTTTACAAAAATCTTGTTGAAGAAGCACATTCCAAAGGTTTGAAAATAATTATGGATCATGTTTCAAATCATATCGGAATAAATCATTGGTGGATGAAAGATTTACCATTTAAAGATTGGATCAACGGAACGGTTAAAAATCATTTACATGCAAATCATAACAAAATGACTTTTCCTGATCCGCACAGTCCGGGTGAATCTGTTGATCTGACATGGAATGGCTGGTTTGAAGATTATATGCCTGATTTAAAACAAGCTAATCCTTTCTTAAAAAAATATCTTATTCAAAATACAATTTGGTGGATTGAATACTTAGGTTTGGATGGAATTCGCGAAGATACTTATCCATACTGTAATCAATATGCGATGTCAGACTGGGCAAAAACAATTTTAACTGAATATCCATCGCTTAATATTGTTGGTGAAATCTGGACTGGCGAACCACCTTATCTTGCTGCTTATCAGCAAAAAAATAAATTTGGTGAACATCTCAATTCAAATCTTCCGTGTGTTACAGATTTTGCGTTATCAGATGCATTCCGTGATTATTTAAGCGGCAAAAAAGGATTGGAAGGAATATTTAATATTCTTGCTCAGGATTTTATTTATTACGATTCAAATAATCTTTTAACTTTCTTTGATAATCACGATATAACCCGTGGATTATTTGTTGCAAATAAAGATGTTGAAAAATATAAGATTGCTCTTACAATTCTTTTAACAACGCGAGGCATTCCAAAAATTCTTTATGGCTCAGAAATAGGAATGGTTGGAGATAAGAGCCACGGTACAATTCGCTCACCATTCCCTGGCGGGTTTGTAAATGATTCACTAAATGCTTTTTATAGTTGTGATCGAACTGAATATCAAAATGACATTTTTAATTTTACGCAAAATTTATTAGAGCTTAGAAAAAATCATAAATCCTTATCCCAAGGAAAGCTTACTCATTTTTATCCTTTCAACAATGTATATGTTTATTTTAAAGAAACTAATGATGAATCGACAATGGTTGTTGTTAATGGAAGTGATGATGATTCTGAAATTGATTTAAATAATTATAAAGAAACTTTGGGGTCAACAAAAAGTATCAAAAATCTAAAATCAAATGATGAGTTTGATATTACTAGCAAAAAGAAATTAAATATTAAAAAGAAATCAGCAGAAATATTTTTGCAGATAAAGTAG
- a CDS encoding thiamine diphosphokinase, with protein sequence MKKCIIIANGKSPNKSIVNYFINKGYSTIICADGGANSAKKIGITPDFIIGDLDSVSNSTLKYFNKQSKIIKYKRQNDTDVEKGLKFAITKKFDEVVLLGVTGDRLDHTICNLGIVIKYFHQIKINLVSEKSFLIPAIKSINLKSKIGETISLYAFNKETKITSTGLKYKLNLTALPFGIKESTSNVSIQNLVKLKVTGGIVFIIRDFNFMKKHDLF encoded by the coding sequence ATGAAAAAATGTATCATCATAGCAAATGGAAAATCTCCAAATAAATCGATTGTAAATTATTTTATCAATAAAGGTTATTCTACAATAATCTGTGCAGATGGTGGTGCAAATTCTGCAAAGAAAATTGGAATAACACCAGATTTTATTATTGGTGATTTAGATTCCGTCTCAAATAGCACGTTGAAATATTTTAATAAACAATCAAAAATTATTAAATACAAAAGACAAAATGATACTGATGTTGAAAAAGGTTTAAAGTTTGCAATTACAAAGAAATTTGATGAAGTAGTTTTATTAGGTGTAACGGGGGATAGGCTAGACCATACAATTTGTAATCTTGGAATTGTAATTAAGTATTTCCATCAAATAAAAATAAATTTAGTATCAGAAAAATCCTTTTTAATTCCGGCTATTAAATCAATAAATCTTAAAAGCAAAATTGGAGAGACTATTTCACTTTATGCTTTTAACAAAGAAACTAAAATTACCTCAACTGGATTGAAATATAAATTGAATCTCACAGCACTTCCGTTTGGAATAAAAGAAAGCACTTCAAATGTTTCTATACAAAATCTCGTTAAATTAAAAGTTACAGGCGGAATTGTTTTTATAATTCGTGATTTTAACTTTATGAAAAAGCATGATCTCTTTTAG
- the smpB gene encoding SsrA-binding protein SmpB has protein sequence MKQQTDEKNIAVNRKARHEFTIIQTFETGIVLVGTEVKALREGKANLVDSYALIQNNEIWLLSLHISEYKQGNINNHVPTRDRKLLMNRSEIKKLIGKTKEKGLTLVPLRLYFKNGRVKVEIALAKGKKVYDKRADIAKRDFQRDQERKIKY, from the coding sequence ATGAAACAGCAAACAGACGAAAAAAATATTGCGGTTAATCGTAAAGCAAGACACGAATTTACCATTATACAAACATTTGAAACAGGAATTGTTTTAGTTGGAACTGAAGTAAAAGCATTACGAGAAGGTAAAGCTAATCTTGTTGATAGTTATGCTCTAATTCAAAATAATGAGATTTGGTTGTTAAGTCTCCATATAAGTGAGTACAAACAAGGTAATATTAACAATCATGTGCCAACGAGAGATAGAAAATTATTGATGAACCGATCAGAAATAAAAAAACTAATCGGTAAAACAAAAGAAAAAGGTTTAACATTAGTTCCTTTAAGATTGTATTTTAAGAACGGTAGAGTAAAAGTTGAGATAGCACTCGCAAAGGGAAAGAAAGTTTACGATAAACGTGCTGACATTGCTAAACGAGATTTTCAAAGAGATCAGGAACGAAAAATAAAATATTGA
- a CDS encoding arginine decarboxylase, pyruvoyl-dependent: MYLPTKLFFTKGVGRHKEYLSSFELALRNARIEICNLVTVSSIFPIGCKRVSIDEGVKLITPGQITHCVMARNSTNEPNRLIAASIGVAIPADTSAYGYLSEHHPYGQPEKICGEYAEDLAATMLASTLGVEFDPEKDWSEREDIYKMSGKIVRSFNVTQSAEGDKNGLWTTVIACGVFLP; this comes from the coding sequence TTGTATCTACCAACAAAATTATTTTTTACAAAAGGTGTTGGAAGGCACAAAGAGTATTTAAGCTCTTTTGAACTTGCATTAAGAAATGCTCGAATCGAAATCTGCAACCTTGTTACAGTAAGCAGTATCTTTCCAATAGGATGTAAACGTGTTTCAATTGATGAAGGAGTAAAGTTAATTACGCCCGGTCAAATCACACATTGTGTTATGGCTCGAAATTCTACCAATGAGCCTAATAGATTAATTGCTGCGTCTATCGGTGTTGCAATACCGGCTGATACAAGTGCCTATGGTTATTTATCCGAGCATCATCCCTATGGTCAACCTGAAAAAATTTGTGGTGAATATGCCGAAGATTTAGCTGCTACTATGCTCGCATCTACACTAGGTGTTGAATTTGATCCTGAAAAAGATTGGAGCGAAAGAGAAGATATCTATAAAATGTCCGGTAAAATTGTTCGATCTTTTAACGTTACTCAGTCAGCAGAAGGTGATAAAAATGGATTATGGACTACCGTAATTGCTTGCGGTGTTTTTCTTCCATAA
- a CDS encoding MBL fold metallo-hydrolase: MKISKTLKAISIVILILIAVSAISFYTYFYLILNFDEQITEHYTKDVVVINDLFVSMYLVKTDSGYIAIDTGFFNSYIGKGLEYNNISKVDVKYILLTHSDADHVNGINLFKNARIFFPFEEKKMLDHKKQRFTFLPFYSNGLDVKKYSLVMDGEELNLFGKKINCISLPGHTDGAMGYIIDNKYLFSGDAFRIKNGKLKAPFKKQFVMDLNKMEESLKKVALLDSIKYIFSAHSGFTADFNFAISDLK, translated from the coding sequence ATGAAGATTAGTAAAACACTTAAAGCAATCTCCATAGTTATTTTAATTTTAATTGCGGTTTCCGCTATCTCATTTTATACCTACTTTTATTTAATCTTAAACTTTGATGAACAAATAACCGAACACTATACAAAAGATGTTGTTGTAATTAATGATTTATTCGTTAGCATGTATCTGGTTAAAACTGATTCAGGTTATATCGCAATAGATACCGGATTTTTTAATTCCTACATAGGAAAAGGATTAGAGTATAATAATATTTCAAAAGTTGATGTAAAATATATTTTACTTACACATTCAGATGCAGATCACGTAAATGGGATAAATCTCTTTAAAAATGCCAGAATCTTTTTCCCATTCGAAGAGAAAAAAATGCTTGATCACAAAAAGCAGAGATTTACTTTTTTACCTTTTTATTCTAATGGACTAGATGTAAAAAAATATTCATTAGTAATGGATGGAGAAGAATTAAATTTATTTGGTAAAAAGATAAATTGTATTTCTCTTCCTGGTCATACTGATGGTGCGATGGGATACATTATTGATAACAAATACTTATTCTCCGGTGATGCATTCCGTATTAAAAATGGGAAATTAAAAGCACCCTTTAAAAAACAATTTGTAATGGATTTGAATAAAATGGAAGAATCCCTAAAAAAGGTTGCTTTGTTGGATAGTATTAAATACATCTTCTCAGCACATTCAGGTTTTACTGCTGATTTTAATTTTGCAATATCTGACTTAAAATAA